One window from the genome of Mustela lutreola isolate mMusLut2 chromosome 11, mMusLut2.pri, whole genome shotgun sequence encodes:
- the ZNF397 gene encoding zinc finger protein 397 isoform X2 → MAVESRTISTLVPQSPQDQELILVKVEESLFWGQKCKQGGSTRSCQELFRQQFRKFCYQETPGPREALGRLQELCYQWLMPELHTKEQILELLVLEQFLSILPEELQIWVQQHSPKSGEEAVTLLEDLEREFDDAGQQQGPAVPWKDLTGLGTSQELTNIQLQPLKTQLKPWEPCLSPKSDRENHESVTKKDISGEKSQGRPQEPSSGGVSEHDSNLEWQQESPTGEKLRRFPTQGGSFSQVIVTHKSLGKRDHPEPQSSLILSTNSITYQKVPTEERPYRCDICGHSFKQHSSLTQHQRIHTGEKPYKCNQCGKAFSLRSYLIIHQRIHSGEKAYECSECGKAFNQSSALIRHRKIHTGEKACKCNECGKAFSQSSYLIIHQRIHTGEKPYECNECGKTFSQSSKLIRHQRIHTGERPYECHECGKAFRQSSELITHQRIHSGEKPYECSECGKAFSLSSNLIRHQRIHSGEEPYQCNECGKTFKRSSALVQHQRIHSGDEAYICNECGKAFRHRSVLLRHQRVHTVK, encoded by the exons ATGGCTGTGGAATCCAGAACAATTTCAACCTTGGTACCTCAGAGTCCTCAGGATCAAGAACTAATACTAGTGAAAGTAGAAGAAAGCCTTTTCTGGGGTCAGAAATGTAAGCAAGGTGGGAGCACCAGATCCTGCCAAGAATTGTTCCGCCAACAATTCAGAAAGTTTTGCTACCAGGAGACACCTGGACCCCGGGAAGCTCTGGGCCGACTCCAGGAGCTTTGCTATCAGTGGCTCATGCCAGAGTTGCACACCAAGGAGCAGATCCTGGAGCTGCTGGTGCTGGAGCAGTTTCTGAGCATCCTGCCTGAGGAGCTGCAGATCTGGGTTCAGCAACATAGTCCAAAAAGCGGCGAGGAAGCTGTGACCCTGTTGGAGGATTTGGAGAGGGAATTTGATGATGCAGGGCAGCAGCAG gGACCAGCGGTGCCATGGAAAGATTTGACAGGTCTTGGAACATCCCAGGAGTTAACAAACATCCAACTCCAGCCTTTAAAGACACAGCTGAAACCCTGGGAACCTTGCCTTTCCCCCAAAAGTG ATCGTGAGAACCACGAATCTGTGACCAAGAAGGACATTtcaggagaaaaatcacaaggaCGTCCCCAGGAGCCTTCATCTGGAGGAGTTAGTGAACATGACAGTAATTTAGAGTGGCAACAAGAAAGTCCTACAGGGGAGAAATTAAGAAGATTCCCTACCCAAGGGGGCAGTTTTAGTCAAGTAATCGTCACACATAAATCTCTGGGAAAGAGAGACCATCCTGAGCCTCAAAGCAGCTTGATTCTAAGTACAAACTCTATAACTTACCAGAAAGTTCCTACAGAAGAGAGACCTTATAGATGTGATATATGTGGGCACAGCTTCAAACAGCATTCCTCTCTAACACAACATCAGAGAATCCATACTGGAGAAAAGCCTTATAAGTGCAACCAGTGTGGGAAGGCTTTTAGTCTGAGGTCATACCTTATCATTCATCAGAGAATTCACAGTGGTGAGAAAGCATATGAATGTAGcgagtgtgggaaagccttcaacCAGAGCTCAGCCCTCATTAGACATCGTAAAATTCATACTGGGGAGAAAGCTTGTAAATGTAACGAATGTGGCAAAGCGTTCAGTCAAAGTTCCTATCTCATTATACATCAAAGAATTCACACTGGCGAGAAACCCTATGAGTGTAACGAGTGTGGGAAAACGTTTAGCCAAAGCTCAAAGCTTATTAGACACCAGCGAATTCATACGGGAGAGAGACCTTATGAATGTCATGaatgtggaaaagctttcaggcaGAGCTCAGAGCTGATAACCCATCAGAGGATCCATagtggagagaaaccctatgaatgtagtgagtgtggaaaagctttcagtttgaGCTCAAACCTCATCagacatcagagaattcatagcGGAGAGGAACCCTATCAGTGTAATGAATGTGGCAAAACCTTCAAAAGGAGCTCCGCCCTTGTTCAGCATCAGAGAATCCATTCTGGGGATGAAGCTTACatatgtaatgaatgtgggaaggcTTTCAGGCACAGATCAGTCCTCCTGCGCCATCAGAGGGTGCACACTGTCAAGTAA
- the LOC131811152 gene encoding zinc finger and SCAN domain-containing protein 30-like, with protein sequence MSGKAASLASHAPKEQEGLIIVKVEEENCVWGKDLGLQGNTCSLETFRQRFRQFGYSDSAGPREALSQLRELCHQWLRPEVNTKEQILELLVLEQFLAILPDELQAWLREHRPENGEEAVTLLEELEKELDEPRQQGFFLLYPQNHSAGT encoded by the exons ATGTCAGGAAAAGCTGCAAGCCTGGCCTCCCATGCTCCAAAAGAACAAGAAGGACTTATAATTGTGAAGGTTGAAGAAGAGAATTGTGTTTGGGGGAAGGACCTTGGCCTTCAGGGAAACACCTGTAGCCTGGAGACCTTCCGCCAGCGTTTTAGGCAGTTTGGCTACTCTGATTCTGCTGGGCCCCGGGAGGCCCTGAGCCAGCTCCGGGAGCTTTGCCATCAGTGGCTGAGGCCGGAGGTGAACACCAAGGAGCAGATCCTGGAGCTGCTGGTGCTGGAGCAGTTCCTGGCCATCCTGCCTGATGAGCTGCAGGCCTGGCTACGAGAGCACCGGCCTGAAAATGGAGAGGAGGCCGTCACTCTGctggaggagctggagaaggagcttGATGAGCCAAGACAACAG ggttttttccttctgtatccTCAGAATCATAGTGCTGGTACTTGA